In one window of Erwinia tasmaniensis Et1/99 DNA:
- the fliI gene encoding flagellar protein export ATPase FliI yields the protein MMTRLSRWLGALDNLEQRMEQLPEARRYGRLVRATGLVLEATGLQLPLGATCVIERHDNQGIGEVDSEVVGFNGQKLLLMPLEEVEGIVPGARVYARVSGDSQHSGKQLMLGPELLGRVLDGSGRPLDGLPAPETGYRAPLITPPFNPLQRTPITDVLDTGVRAINALLTVGRGQRMGLFAGSGVGKSVLLGMMARYTQADVIVVGLIGERGREVKDFIENILGSEGRARSVVIAAPADVSPLLRMQGASYATRIAEDFRDRGQHVLLIMDSLTRYAMAQREIALAIGEPPATKGYPPSVFAKLPALVERAGNGIDGGGSITAFYTVLTEGDDQQDPIADSARAILDGHIVLSRRLAESGHYPAIDIEASISRVMAHLIDDTHYARVRQFKQLLSSYQRNRDLVSVGAYAAGTDPTLDKAIKLYPELEAFLQQGMFERSTFDDASLHLQAIFG from the coding sequence ATGATGACTCGCCTGTCACGCTGGCTCGGCGCGCTCGACAACCTTGAACAGCGCATGGAGCAGCTGCCGGAAGCCCGCCGTTATGGCCGCCTGGTACGCGCTACGGGCCTGGTGCTGGAAGCCACCGGCCTTCAGCTTCCGCTCGGCGCGACCTGCGTGATCGAACGGCACGATAATCAGGGTATCGGCGAGGTAGACAGTGAAGTGGTCGGTTTTAACGGTCAGAAGCTGCTGTTGATGCCGCTGGAAGAGGTGGAGGGCATTGTCCCCGGAGCGCGCGTTTACGCTCGCGTTTCTGGCGACAGCCAGCACAGCGGTAAACAGTTAATGCTCGGCCCAGAACTGCTGGGGCGCGTGCTGGATGGAAGCGGCCGCCCGCTCGACGGCCTGCCAGCCCCCGAAACCGGCTATCGTGCTCCGCTGATCACCCCGCCGTTTAACCCTTTGCAGCGCACGCCAATCACTGACGTACTCGACACCGGCGTCCGCGCGATCAATGCCCTTCTTACCGTGGGGCGTGGCCAGCGTATGGGGCTGTTTGCCGGTTCTGGGGTGGGTAAAAGCGTCCTGCTGGGCATGATGGCGCGCTACACGCAGGCTGACGTTATCGTCGTCGGCCTGATTGGCGAACGCGGGCGCGAAGTGAAAGATTTTATCGAGAATATTCTTGGCAGCGAGGGCCGCGCCCGCTCGGTGGTCATTGCCGCCCCGGCGGATGTTTCTCCCCTGCTGCGCATGCAGGGCGCTTCCTACGCCACCCGCATCGCGGAAGATTTTCGTGACCGTGGTCAACATGTGCTGCTGATCATGGACTCCCTGACGCGTTACGCCATGGCGCAGCGTGAAATCGCCCTTGCTATCGGTGAGCCGCCGGCGACAAAAGGCTATCCACCTTCGGTATTCGCCAAGCTGCCTGCGCTGGTGGAACGTGCCGGTAACGGAATTGACGGGGGAGGTTCAATTACCGCCTTCTATACCGTGTTGACCGAGGGGGACGACCAGCAGGACCCGATTGCCGACTCGGCGCGCGCCATCCTTGATGGTCATATTGTCCTCTCCCGTCGGCTGGCCGAGTCCGGCCACTATCCGGCGATTGATATTGAAGCGTCAATCAGCCGCGTGATGGCACATCTGATTGACGACACCCATTACGCGCGCGTCCGTCAGTTCAAACAGCTGTTGTCCAGTTACCAGCGCAACCGCGACCTGGTCAGCGTTGGTGCTTACGCAGCGGGTACCGATCCGACGCTGGATAAAGCAATAAAACTTTATCCCGAGCTTGAGGCGTTCCTGCAACAGGGAATGTTTGAACGCAGCACGTTTGATGACGCCAGCCTGCATCTGCAGGCAATTTTTGGTTAA
- the fliL gene encoding flagellar basal body-associated protein FliL produces the protein MTDSAKSRSGKRKLLILMVVIVALIGCGVAGYTVWKRMKAPADPTAVAKHQPPAIPVFFALDTFTVNLINPDNDPDRVLYVGFTLRLPDEETRRRMSDYLPEIRSRLLLLLSRQTAASLASEHGKEQLVTQIKQTLAPQLVQGQPQQAVTDVLFTAFILR, from the coding sequence ATGACCGATAGCGCTAAATCCAGAAGCGGAAAACGTAAGCTCCTGATACTGATGGTAGTGATTGTGGCTCTGATCGGCTGCGGCGTAGCGGGTTATACCGTGTGGAAACGGATGAAGGCGCCGGCCGATCCCACAGCGGTCGCCAAACATCAGCCGCCGGCCATACCGGTATTTTTCGCTCTGGATACCTTCACCGTAAACCTGATCAATCCAGATAATGACCCGGATCGCGTTTTGTACGTCGGTTTTACCCTGCGCCTGCCGGACGAAGAAACGCGTCGTCGTATGAGCGATTATTTACCCGAGATCCGTAGCCGTCTTCTGCTGCTGCTTTCTCGTCAGACTGCCGCCTCGCTGGCCAGTGAGCATGGCAAGGAGCAGTTAGTGACCCAGATTAAGCAGACATTGGCCCCTCAGCTGGTACAGGGACAACCACAGCAGGCCGTGACGGATGTCCTTTTCACAGCCTTTATCCTGCGGTGA
- the fliM gene encoding flagellar motor switch protein FliM: MGDNILSQAEIDALLNGDSDSATEDKANKKEGEDHIRPYDPNTQRRVVRERLQALEIINERFARAYRMALFNLLRRSPDITVGAIKIQPYHEFARNLPVPTNLNLIHLKPLRGTALVVFSPSLVFIAVDNLFGGDGRFPTKVEGREFTHTEQRVIGRMLKLALEGYSEAWKPIYPLDVEYVRSEMQVKFTNITTSPNDIVVTTPFQVEIGNLTGEFNICIPFSMIEPLRETLVNPPLENSLSQDETWRDTLVKQVQHSELELVANFADVSMRISRLLALKPGDVLPIDKPDRIIAHVDGVPVLTSQYGTLNKQFALRVEHLINPILNSMNEEQPDE; the protein is encoded by the coding sequence ATGGGCGATAACATTCTTTCTCAGGCCGAAATTGACGCACTGTTGAATGGCGACAGCGACAGCGCAACGGAAGATAAGGCCAATAAAAAAGAGGGCGAGGATCATATTCGCCCTTATGATCCCAATACCCAGCGCCGCGTGGTGCGCGAGCGCCTGCAGGCGCTTGAGATCATCAATGAACGCTTTGCCCGTGCTTATCGCATGGCGCTGTTTAATCTGCTGCGCCGCAGCCCGGATATTACCGTCGGCGCGATTAAGATCCAGCCATATCATGAGTTTGCCCGTAATCTTCCGGTGCCAACCAATCTTAATCTGATCCACCTCAAGCCGTTGCGCGGCACGGCGCTGGTGGTGTTTTCACCCAGTCTGGTATTCATTGCAGTGGATAACCTTTTCGGTGGGGATGGCCGCTTTCCGACGAAAGTCGAAGGGCGTGAATTTACCCATACCGAACAGCGGGTTATCGGCCGAATGCTGAAGCTGGCGCTGGAGGGCTACAGTGAAGCCTGGAAACCTATCTATCCGCTGGACGTGGAGTATGTCCGTTCCGAGATGCAGGTGAAGTTTACCAACATCACCACTTCTCCTAACGATATCGTGGTCACCACGCCGTTCCAGGTTGAGATTGGTAACCTGACGGGCGAGTTCAATATCTGCATCCCTTTCAGCATGATCGAACCGCTGCGTGAAACCCTGGTCAATCCGCCGCTGGAGAACTCCCTCAGTCAAGATGAGACCTGGCGTGACACGCTGGTTAAACAGGTTCAGCACTCTGAACTTGAGCTGGTTGCCAACTTTGCCGATGTCTCGATGAGGATCTCACGCCTGCTGGCGTTGAAACCTGGCGACGTGCTCCCTATTGACAAACCGGACCGCATAATTGCCCATGTGGATGGCGTGCCGGTGTTGACCAGCCAGTACGGAACGTTGAATAAACAGTTCGCGCTGCGCGTGGAACACCTGATTAACCCGATTTTGAATTCGATGAACGAGGAACAGCCCGATGAGTGA
- a CDS encoding flagellar hook-length control protein FliK gives MITLPTAATSTSSKTTASLNSDNVQDSRVDGDPLSGAENLPQGFVTLLGNRLLSLAQQGATHAQTGEVGSGAAAETGGKSKATSAVNALLATLDNPDTLSNLLQTAAEVTGKKGDEQTDDPATPVTALSANDLQALQALYAMLPNQAITPVNTTQAHELTEAALNKSDKQSMLDALSTAAGKTHGENDEPSDTLTGKNSDGGGQTKAADKPGVRPEAGVSSAAQGGDPAFQSLISGAGKENVQDKHQPESSLNAPTTHGSLMTATAALVPTTTSAVSAPATPFLNAQLGSPEWQQALGQQILMFSRNGLQTAELRLHPQDLGSIQISLKLDNDHAQLSLVSNHSQVRDALEAALPQLRASMAESGINLGQSNVSSDNFQQGKSFNGQQEQRRDNTDTPFSLGSEGDGDTTPIAVPVSLQARATGANAVDIFA, from the coding sequence ATGATTACCTTACCAACCGCTGCAACCAGCACCAGCAGCAAGACCACCGCCAGCCTGAACAGCGATAACGTGCAGGACAGCCGCGTCGACGGCGATCCGCTCTCCGGCGCGGAAAACCTGCCACAGGGTTTTGTCACGCTGTTAGGTAACCGCCTGTTATCGCTGGCGCAGCAGGGAGCGACCCATGCTCAGACCGGTGAAGTCGGCAGCGGCGCGGCGGCTGAAACCGGCGGCAAAAGCAAGGCAACAAGCGCCGTCAATGCGCTGCTGGCCACGTTGGATAACCCTGACACTCTGAGCAATCTGTTACAGACGGCGGCAGAGGTCACCGGCAAAAAGGGGGATGAACAAACCGACGATCCCGCCACTCCGGTTACTGCCCTGAGCGCAAACGATCTACAGGCTTTACAGGCGTTGTACGCCATGTTGCCTAATCAGGCCATCACGCCCGTGAACACCACTCAGGCCCACGAACTGACGGAAGCCGCGCTGAATAAAAGCGACAAGCAGTCGATGCTGGACGCTTTAAGTACGGCCGCAGGCAAAACGCACGGCGAGAACGATGAGCCCAGCGATACGCTGACGGGAAAAAACAGTGACGGTGGAGGGCAGACAAAGGCAGCGGACAAACCCGGCGTCAGGCCTGAGGCCGGAGTCAGTTCAGCTGCACAAGGCGGTGATCCGGCGTTTCAGTCGTTAATCAGCGGCGCGGGTAAAGAGAATGTTCAGGACAAACACCAGCCTGAATCTAGCCTGAACGCGCCGACAACGCATGGCTCGCTGATGACCGCCACCGCGGCGCTCGTTCCAACGACAACCTCCGCGGTCAGCGCGCCGGCGACGCCATTTTTGAATGCACAGCTCGGCAGCCCGGAATGGCAACAGGCCCTGGGGCAACAGATCCTGATGTTCAGCCGCAATGGGCTACAGACCGCCGAACTGCGCCTGCATCCGCAGGATCTGGGCAGTATCCAGATCAGCCTGAAGTTGGATAACGACCATGCGCAGCTGAGCCTGGTCTCCAATCACAGCCAGGTCAGGGATGCGCTGGAGGCGGCCTTACCGCAATTGCGCGCCTCAATGGCTGAAAGCGGCATTAACCTGGGCCAAAGTAACGTCAGTAGCGATAACTTCCAGCAGGGGAAATCTTTTAACGGCCAGCAGGAACAGCGGCGTGACAATACCGACACCCCCTTCAGTCTTGGAAGCGAAGGTGACGGCGATACCACGCCAATCGCCGTTCCCGTCAGCCTGCAGGCACGCGCAACGGGTGCTAACGCGGTTGATATCTTCGCCTGA
- the fliO gene encoding flagellar biosynthetic protein FliO, translating to MNSTQQQSVTPQPAISTGSMLTQVSGVLTAIIILILAIAWLAKRFGFTARRGGSQQLNISASCQLGQRERVVIVDVDDARLVLGITAQQITHLHTLPAKPAQGSTDLPAAPTDFRQILHSLRKGQGKKS from the coding sequence ATGAACAGCACCCAGCAGCAGTCCGTCACGCCGCAGCCGGCGATCTCCACCGGCTCTATGCTGACCCAGGTCAGCGGGGTTTTGACGGCCATTATTATTCTTATCCTGGCGATTGCCTGGCTGGCAAAACGCTTTGGTTTTACCGCCAGGCGCGGCGGTAGCCAGCAGCTTAATATCAGCGCCAGCTGCCAGCTGGGCCAGCGCGAACGCGTGGTCATCGTCGATGTCGACGATGCACGACTGGTGCTGGGCATTACCGCCCAACAGATTACCCATTTGCATACGCTGCCGGCAAAGCCCGCCCAGGGATCCACGGATTTACCGGCCGCCCCGACAGATTTTCGTCAGATCTTACACTCGTTACGTAAAGGACAGGGGAAGAAATCATGA
- the fliG gene encoding flagellar motor switch protein FliG — MSLTGTEKSAIMMMTIGEDRAAEVFKHLDAREVQHLSSAISNMRQVSHKQLTDVLREFETDAEQFAALSLNSNDYLRTVLIKALGEERASTLLEDILETRETTSGMDTLNFMEPQAAADLIRDEHPQIIATILVHLKRGQAADILAQFDERLRHDVMLRIATFGGVQPAALAELTEVLNGLLDGQNLKRAKMGGVRTAAEIINLMKTQQEEAVMEAVREFDGELAQKIIDEMFLFENLVEVDDRSIQRLLQEVESESLLVALKGSEQPLREKFLSNMSQRAADILRDDLANRGPMRMSAVETEQKAILLIVRRLAESGEMVIGGGEETYV; from the coding sequence ATGAGTCTCACCGGTACAGAAAAAAGCGCCATCATGATGATGACCATTGGCGAGGATCGTGCGGCGGAAGTGTTTAAACACCTGGACGCGCGTGAGGTACAGCACCTCAGCTCTGCCATTTCTAATATGCGGCAGGTTTCCCATAAACAGCTGACCGACGTGCTGCGCGAATTTGAAACCGATGCAGAACAGTTTGCCGCTCTGAGCCTGAACTCCAACGACTACCTGCGTACAGTGCTGATCAAGGCGCTGGGCGAAGAGCGCGCGTCGACGCTGCTGGAAGATATCCTGGAAACCCGCGAAACCACCAGCGGTATGGACACGCTCAACTTTATGGAGCCACAGGCGGCTGCCGATCTGATCCGCGACGAACATCCGCAGATCATCGCCACCATCCTGGTTCACCTGAAACGTGGTCAGGCTGCGGATATCCTCGCGCAGTTTGACGAGCGTCTGCGTCACGACGTCATGCTACGCATCGCCACCTTCGGCGGCGTACAGCCAGCAGCGCTGGCTGAATTGACCGAAGTGCTCAACGGCCTGCTGGATGGTCAAAACCTCAAACGTGCGAAGATGGGCGGCGTACGTACCGCGGCAGAAATCATCAACCTGATGAAAACGCAGCAGGAAGAGGCCGTTATGGAAGCGGTGCGCGAATTCGATGGCGAACTGGCACAAAAAATCATCGACGAAATGTTCCTGTTCGAAAATCTCGTCGAAGTGGACGATCGCAGCATTCAACGCCTGTTGCAGGAAGTGGAATCCGAGTCGCTGCTGGTCGCCCTGAAAGGTTCAGAGCAGCCGCTGCGCGAGAAGTTCCTGAGCAATATGTCACAACGTGCTGCCGACATTCTGCGCGATGATTTGGCCAACCGTGGTCCGATGCGAATGTCTGCGGTGGAAACCGAGCAGAAAGCGATCCTGTTGATTGTTCGTCGTCTGGCCGAAAGTGGCGAGATGGTGATTGGCGGTGGCGAGGAAACCTATGTCTGA
- the fliN gene encoding flagellar motor switch protein FliN: MSDTNKPSDDDISADDMWADAMNEQTKSPSTDGVFNTFEGGENNASLQDIDMIMDIPVKLTVELGRTKMTIKELLRLSQGSVVALDGLAGEPLDILINGYLIAQGEVVVVADKYGVRITDIITPSERMRRLSR; the protein is encoded by the coding sequence ATGAGTGATACCAATAAGCCGTCCGATGACGATATCTCTGCGGACGACATGTGGGCTGACGCCATGAATGAACAGACGAAATCCCCGTCCACCGATGGCGTATTCAACACGTTCGAAGGCGGTGAGAATAACGCCTCGCTTCAGGATATCGATATGATTATGGATATCCCGGTCAAGCTGACCGTCGAGCTGGGTCGCACCAAAATGACCATCAAAGAGCTACTGCGCCTGTCGCAGGGCTCGGTGGTCGCACTCGACGGCCTGGCTGGGGAGCCGCTGGATATTCTGATCAACGGTTATCTGATTGCCCAGGGCGAAGTGGTCGTGGTGGCCGATAAGTATGGCGTCCGCATTACCGATATCATCACGCCATCTGAACGTATGCGTCGCCTGAGCCGCTAA
- the fliE gene encoding flagellar hook-basal body complex protein FliE: MAIQGIESVMQAMQTAALQASGSKTDDASSADFGAEMKAALNKISETQTAARSQAQAFEMGKEGVSLNDVMVDLQKSSVSMQMGIQVRNKLVSAYSDIMNMQV; this comes from the coding sequence ATGGCTATTCAGGGTATTGAGAGTGTGATGCAGGCAATGCAGACGGCGGCTCTTCAGGCAAGCGGCAGCAAAACTGACGATGCCTCTTCGGCTGATTTCGGCGCAGAAATGAAGGCGGCGTTGAATAAGATAAGCGAAACGCAAACTGCCGCCCGCAGTCAGGCGCAGGCGTTTGAAATGGGGAAGGAGGGGGTCTCACTGAATGATGTGATGGTCGACCTTCAGAAATCCAGTGTCTCTATGCAGATGGGCATCCAGGTACGTAACAAGCTGGTCAGTGCGTATAGCGACATCATGAATATGCAGGTTTAA
- the fliF gene encoding flagellar basal-body MS-ring/collar protein FliF, with product MNATATQDNPAKKGVNDLLARLRANPRVPLIVAAAAVVAVVIAMVLWAKQPDYRVLYNNLSNEDGGAIVTQLTQMNVPYKFDDRGGALLVPAAQVHELRLRLASQGLPKGGAVGFELLDKEKFGISQFSEQINYQRALEGELARTIATLGPVKDARVHLAMPKPTLFVREQKSPSASVTLALQPGRALDEGQINAVVHMVSSSVAGMPQGNVTVVDQSGRLLTQNDTTGRDLNDAQLKYASDVETRYQQRIEAILGPIVGNSNVHAQVTAQIDFNKREKTDEQYAPNSNPEQQAVRSRQTSNSEQLGGQSAGGVPGALSNQPAPANAGPVTTPNNTNANGANGANANNGQPANNAASGAQKTSPSNTRSDNTTNYEVNRTILHTKMNVGEVQRLSVAVVVNYRSDAAGKPIALNEAQIKQIEDLTREAMGYSEKRGDSLNVVNSPFTQNSDLGDELPFWKQPAFIDQMFEAGRWLLVLIVAFILYRKLLRPQLLRKAALEKSTREAATSAARNSTQQEGVSVKLSKDELDQERKSEHRMSAEVMSQRIREMSENDPRVVALVIRQWMKDEL from the coding sequence ATGAATGCAACTGCCACGCAGGATAATCCAGCGAAGAAAGGCGTAAATGACCTGCTCGCTCGCCTACGCGCCAATCCACGGGTGCCGCTTATCGTTGCCGCTGCCGCCGTCGTCGCCGTTGTCATCGCGATGGTTCTTTGGGCGAAACAGCCAGATTATCGCGTACTGTATAACAATCTCAGCAATGAGGATGGCGGTGCTATCGTCACCCAGCTCACGCAGATGAACGTGCCCTACAAGTTTGACGACCGCGGTGGCGCACTGCTGGTGCCTGCAGCACAGGTGCACGAGCTGCGTCTGCGCCTCGCTTCACAGGGTTTACCTAAAGGCGGAGCCGTTGGCTTTGAACTTCTGGACAAAGAAAAGTTTGGCATCAGTCAGTTTAGCGAGCAGATTAATTATCAGCGCGCGCTGGAAGGCGAACTGGCGCGCACCATCGCCACGCTCGGCCCGGTAAAGGATGCACGCGTGCATCTGGCAATGCCAAAACCAACCCTGTTCGTCCGTGAACAAAAATCACCGTCCGCCTCCGTCACACTTGCCCTGCAACCAGGGCGAGCGCTGGATGAAGGTCAGATTAACGCCGTGGTGCATATGGTCTCCAGCAGCGTTGCGGGAATGCCGCAGGGTAATGTTACCGTGGTGGATCAATCCGGACGCCTGCTCACCCAAAACGATACGACCGGCCGCGATCTCAATGACGCTCAACTGAAATACGCCAGCGACGTTGAAACGCGTTATCAGCAGCGAATCGAAGCCATACTCGGTCCAATCGTCGGTAACAGCAATGTGCACGCGCAGGTTACCGCGCAGATAGATTTCAATAAGCGGGAAAAAACCGACGAGCAGTACGCACCGAACAGCAATCCTGAGCAGCAGGCCGTTCGCTCACGCCAGACCAGCAATAGCGAACAGCTGGGTGGGCAGTCTGCTGGCGGCGTGCCGGGCGCACTGTCCAATCAGCCTGCGCCAGCCAATGCAGGCCCGGTAACCACGCCGAATAATACTAATGCTAACGGCGCAAACGGCGCGAATGCCAACAATGGCCAGCCGGCCAATAACGCAGCCAGCGGCGCGCAAAAAACGTCTCCGTCCAACACTCGCAGTGATAATACGACCAACTACGAAGTCAACCGAACCATTCTGCATACCAAAATGAACGTCGGCGAAGTCCAGCGCCTGTCCGTGGCGGTGGTCGTTAACTATCGCAGTGATGCTGCCGGGAAACCTATCGCCCTGAATGAGGCGCAGATCAAACAGATAGAAGACCTGACTCGTGAAGCAATGGGCTACTCAGAGAAGCGAGGCGACAGCCTGAACGTGGTCAACTCGCCGTTTACGCAGAACAGCGATCTCGGAGACGAGCTGCCGTTCTGGAAACAGCCCGCGTTTATTGACCAGATGTTTGAAGCAGGTCGCTGGTTACTGGTGCTGATTGTCGCCTTTATCCTCTACCGTAAACTGCTGCGGCCGCAGTTGCTGCGTAAGGCAGCGCTGGAGAAATCCACGCGGGAAGCCGCAACATCCGCCGCGCGCAACAGCACGCAACAGGAAGGCGTTTCCGTCAAGCTGTCCAAAGACGAGCTGGATCAGGAACGTAAATCAGAGCACCGCATGAGTGCTGAAGTGATGAGCCAGCGTATTCGCGAAATGTCAGAAAATGACCCGCGCGTCGTGGCTCTGGTTATTCGCCAGTGGATGAAGGACGAACTATGA
- the fliQ gene encoding flagellar biosynthesis protein FliQ, whose amino-acid sequence MTPESVMVIGHDAMQVALALAAPLLLAALVSGLLISLLQAATQINEQTLSFIPKILAVVTTMVVAGPWMLNLVLDYMRTLFNNLPYMIG is encoded by the coding sequence ATGACACCTGAATCGGTAATGGTCATCGGGCACGATGCCATGCAAGTTGCGTTAGCCCTTGCCGCCCCACTGCTGTTGGCAGCGCTGGTCAGCGGCCTGCTGATCAGCCTGTTACAGGCCGCAACGCAGATTAATGAACAAACGCTCTCCTTTATTCCTAAGATCCTTGCGGTCGTCACAACCATGGTTGTTGCCGGCCCCTGGATGTTAAATCTGGTACTCGACTATATGCGTACCCTGTTTAACAACCTGCCTTATATGATCGGATAA
- the fliH gene encoding flagellar assembly protein FliH: MSDNASLPWQRWQPNDLAQPKPQPTEEPVQPEVSEEPLEQQQFQLEEWQTQVRNEAQGQGYAEGQQRGFSEGQKAGYDAGFQQGLAESQQQQAPVQARMQQLVSEFHNALEGLDSVIASRLMQLALEAARRVIGQAPHVDGTALLRQIQEMLQQEPMFSGKPTLRVHPDDLPRVESTLGATLSLHGWRLLGDSTLHPGGCKVSAEDGDLDASIATRWHELCRLAAPGEL; the protein is encoded by the coding sequence ATGTCTGATAATGCCTCCCTGCCTTGGCAGCGCTGGCAGCCAAATGACCTGGCGCAGCCGAAACCACAGCCGACCGAAGAGCCCGTGCAGCCTGAAGTGAGCGAAGAACCGCTTGAACAGCAGCAGTTTCAGCTAGAGGAGTGGCAGACCCAGGTGCGCAACGAGGCCCAGGGACAGGGGTATGCCGAAGGCCAGCAGCGCGGTTTTTCCGAAGGCCAGAAGGCCGGTTACGATGCAGGTTTTCAGCAGGGTCTGGCGGAATCCCAGCAGCAGCAGGCGCCTGTACAGGCGCGCATGCAGCAGCTGGTTTCGGAATTCCATAATGCGCTGGAAGGTCTGGACAGCGTGATCGCATCACGTCTGATGCAGCTGGCGCTGGAGGCGGCCCGGCGCGTTATCGGCCAGGCCCCGCACGTTGACGGAACGGCCCTGCTGCGTCAGATCCAGGAAATGTTGCAGCAGGAACCGATGTTTAGCGGCAAACCGACGCTGCGCGTCCATCCGGATGATTTACCCCGCGTGGAAAGCACGCTGGGCGCTACGCTCAGCCTGCACGGCTGGCGGCTGCTTGGTGACAGTACTCTACATCCGGGTGGCTGCAAGGTGAGCGCGGAAGACGGCGACCTGGATGCCAGTATCGCAACCCGTTGGCACGAGTTGTGCCGTCTGGCCGCACCGGGAGAATTGTAA
- the fliJ gene encoding flagellar export protein FliJ, with the protein MTKAASAIDTLRSLAHKDVEKAAIQLGDARRAYKQADEQLTMLLNYQDEYRKNLNNTMSEGIASTRWYNYHQFIQTLEKAIEQHRAQLTNWGTRVENALRLWRDKQQRLHAYETLQARAHASALLQENRLDQKRMDEFAQRASLRKGE; encoded by the coding sequence ATGACTAAAGCAGCTTCCGCCATCGACACATTGCGCTCGCTGGCACACAAAGATGTTGAGAAAGCGGCCATTCAGTTAGGCGATGCGCGCCGCGCCTATAAACAGGCTGATGAGCAGCTGACGATGCTGCTCAACTATCAGGACGAATACCGTAAAAACCTGAATAACACCATGAGTGAGGGCATCGCCAGCACCCGTTGGTACAACTACCACCAGTTTATTCAGACGCTGGAAAAAGCGATTGAGCAGCACCGTGCTCAGTTAACAAACTGGGGAACCCGGGTAGAAAACGCGCTGCGCCTGTGGCGCGACAAACAGCAACGCCTGCATGCATATGAAACGCTACAGGCACGCGCACATGCCAGCGCTCTGTTACAAGAAAACCGTCTGGATCAGAAACGAATGGATGAATTTGCCCAACGGGCATCATTGAGGAAAGGCGAATGA
- the fliP gene encoding flagellar type III secretion system pore protein FliP (The bacterial flagellar biogenesis protein FliP forms a type III secretion system (T3SS)-type pore required for flagellar assembly.): MKRLFPLLLPGLLMLAPNVYAQLPGLISQPMANGGQSWSLPVQTLVFITSLTFLPAILLMMTSFTRIIIVFGLLRNALGTPSAPPNQVLLGLSLFLTFFIMGPVFDKIYTDAYQPFSEDKISMQEAIDKGAQPLREFMLRQTREADLALFARLANTAPIAGPEAVPMRILLPAYVTSELKTAFQIGFTVFIPFLIIDLVVASVLMALGMMMVPPATIALPFKLMLFVLVDGWQLLVGSLAQSFYS, encoded by the coding sequence ATGAAACGTCTTTTTCCTCTGCTTTTGCCCGGCCTGCTGATGCTGGCACCCAACGTTTATGCTCAGCTGCCGGGGCTGATCAGCCAGCCGATGGCAAACGGTGGCCAAAGCTGGTCACTGCCGGTGCAAACGCTGGTATTTATTACCTCGTTGACCTTCCTGCCCGCTATTCTGCTGATGATGACCAGCTTCACGCGCATTATTATTGTGTTTGGCCTGCTGCGTAATGCTCTCGGCACGCCTTCAGCACCGCCGAATCAGGTCTTGTTGGGCCTGTCGCTGTTCCTGACCTTCTTTATTATGGGCCCGGTGTTCGACAAAATTTATACTGATGCCTACCAGCCGTTCAGTGAAGACAAAATCAGCATGCAGGAGGCGATTGATAAAGGTGCTCAGCCGCTGCGCGAGTTTATGCTGCGCCAGACGCGTGAGGCTGACCTTGCGCTGTTTGCCCGGCTGGCGAATACCGCGCCGATTGCCGGGCCAGAAGCCGTTCCAATGCGCATCCTGCTCCCTGCCTATGTCACCAGCGAACTGAAAACGGCGTTTCAGATTGGCTTTACGGTATTTATTCCATTTTTAATTATCGACCTGGTGGTTGCCAGCGTGCTGATGGCGCTGGGGATGATGATGGTGCCGCCCGCAACCATTGCGCTGCCTTTCAAGCTGATGCTGTTTGTACTGGTCGACGGCTGGCAGCTGCTGGTTGGTTCGCTGGCCCAGAGCTTTTATTCCTGA